A region from the Oceanidesulfovibrio marinus genome encodes:
- a CDS encoding dihydrolipoyl dehydrogenase family protein has protein sequence MSDAIDCALVVVGAGPGGFDAALEAAALGIETVLVERENLGGTCLNWGCIPTKLFLGASAPLASLADHAKLKLIEYDPESVRVSLPALQNRKRKLIAGTHKAMTQRLKKAGVTLVQGSGRFTAPGVLEVEDAEGGVTSIQYKDAIVATGAGSASFPAIAPDGDAVLDPQQILDLETPPESLVIVGGGAIGIEMGEVFSRLGASITLVEAMDHLLPYEDTEIGGGLAKLLKRDKWALRIGERVASLKTMDGRAVLTMESGETIEADKALVAVGRKPNSAGIGLEAVGCELDSRGFVKTDENLNAAKNIYAVGDVNGIALLAHAATHQGHYVVRRIAGREEQPYAGGVIPACVYGSHEVMRAGLTEAMAVEAGGTVEVSRFQLAANPYAQAQSAGYGFVKAIWINGTLAGISALGHGVSHLVTLAEVLVREKITVDRLDRYVFAHPTLDEGLAEALRAPREAVS, from the coding sequence ATGTCCGACGCCATAGACTGCGCACTTGTCGTGGTGGGCGCAGGTCCGGGCGGGTTCGACGCCGCCCTGGAGGCCGCTGCCCTGGGTATCGAGACCGTGCTCGTGGAGCGCGAGAACCTGGGCGGAACCTGCCTCAACTGGGGCTGCATTCCCACCAAGCTTTTCCTCGGAGCCAGCGCACCGCTGGCTTCGCTGGCGGACCACGCCAAGCTCAAGCTCATCGAGTACGATCCGGAATCCGTGCGCGTCTCCCTGCCTGCGCTGCAGAACCGCAAACGCAAGCTCATTGCCGGCACGCACAAGGCCATGACCCAGCGGCTGAAGAAGGCGGGCGTCACCCTGGTGCAGGGCTCCGGCCGCTTTACCGCGCCGGGTGTTCTGGAGGTTGAAGACGCCGAGGGTGGCGTGACCTCCATACAATATAAAGACGCCATCGTGGCCACCGGCGCCGGATCGGCCAGCTTTCCGGCCATTGCGCCGGACGGCGATGCCGTGCTCGACCCGCAGCAGATCCTCGATCTGGAGACGCCGCCGGAGAGCCTGGTCATCGTGGGCGGCGGCGCCATCGGTATTGAGATGGGCGAGGTCTTCTCCCGTCTGGGCGCGTCCATCACCCTGGTGGAGGCCATGGACCACCTGCTGCCTTACGAGGACACGGAGATCGGCGGCGGGCTGGCCAAGCTGCTGAAACGGGACAAATGGGCGCTGCGCATCGGTGAACGCGTGGCCTCGCTGAAGACCATGGACGGCCGCGCCGTACTGACCATGGAGTCCGGCGAGACCATCGAGGCGGACAAGGCCCTGGTGGCCGTGGGCCGCAAGCCCAACTCCGCCGGCATCGGCCTGGAGGCCGTGGGATGCGAGCTCGATTCCCGCGGTTTCGTGAAAACCGACGAGAACCTGAACGCCGCGAAGAACATCTACGCCGTGGGCGACGTCAACGGCATCGCCCTGCTGGCCCACGCGGCTACGCATCAGGGCCACTACGTGGTGCGGCGCATCGCCGGCCGTGAAGAGCAGCCCTACGCCGGTGGCGTCATCCCGGCCTGCGTGTACGGCAGCCACGAGGTGATGCGCGCCGGGCTTACCGAGGCCATGGCCGTGGAGGCCGGCGGCACGGTGGAGGTCTCGCGCTTCCAGCTGGCGGCCAACCCGTACGCCCAGGCGCAGTCCGCAGGCTACGGCTTTGTGAAGGCAATCTGGATCAACGGAACGCTCGCCGGGATCTCGGCCCTGGGCCACGGCGTTTCCCATCTGGTCACCCTGGCCGAGGTCCTGGTGCGGGAGAAGATCACCGTGGACCGCCTGGACCGCTACGTTTTCGCCCACCCCACCCTGGACGAGGGCCTTGCCGAGGCGCTCCGGGCGCCGCGCGAAGCCGTGTCGTAA
- a CDS encoding OmpA family protein, translating into MIKKSFVRIMLLLLAVTFMAVPAEAKWKKVPKVDNFILFQDYSGSMAMHHEAYKQVKIAMSKKVLARINEMTPELGYNASLHTFAPFAEMLAMGPYDKSAMSSAIEKIQTDYPIFGRLTPMGPGISELRPVLDNLSGKTAIIMLSDGRHNKGVDPVAEATAIYNSYPNVCFHVISFAEDDYGKEILESIAALNDCSCGVVDGFKLMEDDVALEDFLKCALYDLVNVCDSEVIMFRSIQFDFDRSFIRDDMKPILDEAAQIIKENDCNYELAGHTCNIGTEQYNQGLSERRAASVKEYLVGQGVDPMKLTTVGYGELQPKYDNSTREGRRLNRRVEIRVLP; encoded by the coding sequence ATGATTAAGAAATCGTTTGTCCGTATCATGCTTCTGCTCCTGGCCGTGACCTTCATGGCCGTGCCGGCTGAAGCAAAGTGGAAAAAGGTTCCCAAGGTCGACAACTTCATCCTGTTCCAGGACTACTCTGGTTCCATGGCCATGCATCACGAAGCTTACAAGCAAGTGAAGATCGCCATGTCCAAGAAGGTTCTGGCGCGCATCAATGAGATGACTCCCGAGCTCGGCTACAACGCTTCTCTGCATACGTTCGCTCCGTTTGCCGAGATGCTGGCCATGGGCCCCTATGACAAGTCGGCCATGAGCTCCGCCATCGAGAAAATCCAGACCGACTACCCGATCTTCGGCCGCCTGACCCCCATGGGCCCCGGCATCTCCGAACTTCGCCCCGTTCTGGACAACCTCTCCGGCAAGACCGCCATCATCATGCTTTCCGACGGTCGCCACAACAAGGGCGTTGATCCTGTCGCCGAAGCCACCGCCATCTACAACAGCTACCCCAACGTGTGCTTCCACGTGATTTCCTTTGCCGAGGACGACTACGGCAAGGAGATCCTGGAGTCCATCGCTGCCCTGAACGACTGCTCCTGCGGCGTTGTGGACGGCTTCAAGCTGATGGAAGACGACGTGGCCCTCGAGGACTTCCTCAAGTGCGCCCTGTACGACCTCGTGAACGTGTGTGACAGCGAAGTCATCATGTTCCGCTCCATCCAGTTCGACTTTGACCGTTCCTTCATCCGCGATGACATGAAGCCCATCCTCGACGAGGCTGCTCAGATCATCAAGGAGAACGACTGCAACTACGAGCTGGCTGGTCACACCTGTAACATCGGTACCGAGCAGTACAACCAGGGCCTGTCCGAGCGCCGCGCGGCGTCCGTTAAGGAATACCTGGTTGGCCAGGGTGTCGATCCCATGAAGCTCACCACCGTTGGTTATGGCGAGCTGCAGCCCAAGTACGACAACTCCACTCGCGAAGGCCGTCGCCTGAACCGCCGCGTGGAGATCCGCGTGCTTCCCTAG
- a CDS encoding peroxiredoxin, with protein sequence MSCDTGYHHDHPHFHPVEHAVIGKPVKDFTMEVFDPEEGGFGEVSLEALKDQKKWVILFFYPADFTFVCPTELADLAAKHSELKAKNCEVLSVSTDTKFTHLAWKNDEVLLKDVKYKMAADHTGVVSRYFGVYDCESGVAQRGTFIINPEGILVGTEITFQNVGRNADELVRKLDASIYLQDHPAEACPAKWTPGEKTLTPSEKLVGKVGEELK encoded by the coding sequence ATGAGCTGTGACACTGGATACCACCACGATCATCCGCATTTTCATCCTGTTGAACACGCCGTCATCGGCAAGCCAGTCAAAGACTTCACCATGGAAGTCTTCGATCCCGAGGAAGGCGGCTTTGGCGAAGTATCCCTGGAAGCCCTCAAGGACCAGAAAAAGTGGGTCATCCTCTTTTTCTATCCGGCGGACTTCACCTTTGTTTGCCCCACAGAGCTGGCCGACCTGGCCGCAAAGCACTCCGAGCTCAAGGCCAAGAACTGCGAGGTGCTCTCCGTCTCCACGGACACCAAGTTCACCCATCTGGCCTGGAAGAACGACGAGGTGCTGCTGAAGGACGTGAAGTACAAAATGGCCGCCGACCACACCGGCGTGGTCTCCCGCTACTTCGGCGTGTACGATTGCGAAAGCGGCGTGGCCCAGCGCGGCACGTTCATCATCAACCCCGAGGGCATCCTCGTGGGCACCGAGATCACCTTCCAGAACGTGGGCCGCAACGCCGACGAGCTGGTGCGCAAGCTGGATGCCAGCATCTATCTGCAGGACCACCCGGCCGAGGCCTGCCCGGCCAAATGGACCCCGGGCGAGAAGACCCTCACCCCTTCCGAAAAGCTTGTCGGCAAGGTGGGTGAGGAGCTCAAGTAG
- a CDS encoding ferredoxin: MSKKRINFSLGGCKQCEACVSIAPDCFEIDENTGMPFLKKECADEDVVRELCAYCPEDCIEMEDMEEE; encoded by the coding sequence GTGAGCAAGAAGCGTATCAACTTCAGTCTTGGCGGTTGCAAGCAATGTGAGGCCTGCGTGTCCATCGCGCCGGACTGTTTCGAGATCGACGAGAATACTGGCATGCCGTTTCTCAAGAAGGAATGCGCGGACGAGGATGTCGTGCGCGAGCTCTGCGCCTACTGTCCCGAGGACTGTATCGAGATGGAGGACATGGAGGAGGAGTAG
- a CDS encoding AI-2E family transporter: MDTPKKETPTPGQDANNSSNSLGNFFARGTRPFLLVILVFALYLAFTILRPFLSTIIFATILAALSQSVHTWLLRKLNGRKNVAALATVVLLSLVIILPLFLVGTAMVSQGLDFASTMRTWIDSGDVDKLLDRSIIDRALGWVDIHVSFLDLRSIDFQSGLLSLTQRISEQFLKQGYEVVGNFASLVVRFMIMIFVAFYLVRDGESIVKAIKHLSPLREDQEDRIFTKIRAVARSVLMGSLVTALLQGIAAGIGLVFVGVPAVFWGTMIAFSSLIPVVGTALIWVPITIYLLLIGHLQSALFFAIWCAVVVGSIDNFIRPYLMRGEGGLSPFYIFLAIIGGIQVFGLAGLLYGPLIIGFAMVMLLIYEEEFRAILLENEPAIPDGPEIVRAITSFEGDGEDASEEEHATGGSSEQRTGDGSAPQEDATEDDSAEK; this comes from the coding sequence ATGGACACACCAAAAAAAGAGACGCCGACTCCCGGGCAGGACGCAAACAACAGCAGCAATAGTCTGGGAAACTTCTTTGCCCGGGGAACACGGCCGTTCCTGCTCGTCATTCTCGTCTTCGCGCTGTATCTTGCTTTCACCATCCTCCGGCCGTTCCTGTCCACCATCATTTTCGCCACCATCCTGGCCGCGCTGTCCCAATCCGTGCACACGTGGCTGCTGCGCAAGCTGAACGGCCGCAAAAACGTGGCCGCCCTGGCCACGGTCGTGCTGCTTTCCCTGGTCATCATCCTGCCCCTGTTCCTGGTGGGCACGGCCATGGTCAGCCAGGGGCTCGACTTCGCCTCCACCATGCGCACATGGATCGACAGCGGCGACGTGGACAAGCTCCTGGACCGCTCCATCATCGACAGAGCGCTCGGCTGGGTGGACATCCACGTATCCTTCCTGGATCTGCGCTCCATAGATTTCCAGAGCGGGCTGCTTTCGCTGACCCAGCGCATCTCCGAGCAATTCCTCAAGCAGGGCTACGAGGTCGTGGGCAACTTCGCCAGCCTCGTGGTGCGGTTCATGATCATGATCTTCGTCGCGTTCTACCTGGTGCGCGACGGCGAGAGCATCGTCAAGGCCATCAAGCACCTCTCCCCCCTGCGCGAGGACCAGGAGGACCGCATCTTCACCAAGATCCGCGCCGTGGCGCGGTCCGTGCTCATGGGCTCCCTGGTCACGGCCCTGCTGCAGGGCATCGCCGCCGGCATCGGGCTGGTCTTCGTGGGGGTTCCGGCCGTGTTCTGGGGCACCATGATCGCCTTCAGCTCGCTCATCCCCGTGGTCGGCACAGCGCTTATCTGGGTGCCCATCACAATCTACCTGCTGCTTATCGGCCATCTCCAGTCCGCGTTGTTCTTCGCCATCTGGTGCGCCGTGGTGGTCGGCTCCATCGACAACTTCATCCGGCCCTACCTCATGCGCGGCGAGGGCGGCCTGTCGCCCTTCTACATCTTCCTCGCCATCATCGGCGGCATCCAGGTGTTCGGCCTTGCCGGCCTGCTGTACGGCCCGCTCATCATCGGCTTCGCCATGGTCATGCTGCTCATCTACGAGGAAGAGTTCCGCGCCATCCTTCTGGAAAACGAGCCGGCCATTCCTGACGGACCGGAGATTGTCCGCGCCATCACCTCCTTCGAAGGGGACGGCGAGGATGCTTCCGAGGAAGAACACGCAACGGGCGGTTCTTCAGAGCAACGCACCGGGGATGGATCTGCACCGCAAGAAGACGCCACAGAGGACGATTCCGCAGAAAAATAA
- a CDS encoding alkaline phosphatase gives MRTIRCKTMKSAALFVAFVLLTAAPALAKTGLYDGKPAKYVFLFIGDGMGLPQKAATAQFAGKTLVMDEFPAQGITTTYAADRFITDSAAAGTAIASGVKTNCGMIGMTPDQQNVKTIAEIAKENGMKVGIISSVSIDHATPASFYSHVKSRSMYHNIDHALVESDFDFFGGGGLKDPAGKRVLKKDPNAKTLGDAIAKAKDNGFTVVTAKKDFMGLKPGSGKVLAYNDWLQDSGALPYDMDNRAEDITLPEFTEKAIELLDNDKGFFIMIEGGKIDWACHANDAVAAIKDTVAFDEAVQKAVAFAEKHPGEVLIVTTGDHECGGLTVGFAGTKYDSDFQVLGNQKISFTKFDQDVMESYKGDFDGIKPVITENFGLKFEGNPKSDPMVLTDYQKVQLQDAFKQAMLGDKERAADDTTYLLYGGYNPLTVQITHILNNKAGLAWTSYSHTAVPIGTSAMGVGEDSFNGYYDNTDVAKKLMAVMGVDSKVHMAQN, from the coding sequence ATGCGCACCATTCGTTGTAAAACCATGAAGAGCGCGGCGCTTTTTGTCGCGTTCGTTCTGCTTACCGCAGCGCCGGCCCTGGCCAAGACCGGTCTCTACGACGGTAAGCCGGCCAAGTATGTGTTCCTGTTCATCGGCGACGGCATGGGCCTGCCCCAAAAGGCCGCCACCGCCCAGTTCGCCGGCAAGACCCTGGTGATGGACGAGTTCCCGGCCCAGGGAATCACCACCACCTACGCCGCTGACCGCTTCATCACCGACTCCGCCGCCGCCGGCACGGCCATCGCTTCCGGCGTGAAGACAAACTGCGGCATGATCGGCATGACTCCCGACCAGCAGAACGTGAAGACCATTGCCGAGATCGCCAAGGAAAACGGCATGAAGGTCGGCATCATTTCCAGCGTCTCCATCGACCACGCTACCCCGGCTTCCTTCTACTCCCACGTGAAGAGCCGCTCCATGTATCACAACATCGACCACGCCCTGGTCGAGAGCGACTTCGACTTTTTCGGTGGCGGCGGCCTCAAGGACCCCGCAGGCAAGCGTGTGCTCAAGAAGGACCCCAACGCCAAGACCCTGGGCGACGCTATTGCCAAAGCCAAGGACAACGGCTTCACCGTGGTGACCGCCAAGAAGGACTTCATGGGCCTCAAGCCCGGCTCCGGCAAGGTCCTGGCCTACAATGACTGGCTGCAGGACTCCGGCGCCCTGCCCTACGACATGGACAACCGCGCCGAGGACATCACCCTGCCCGAGTTCACCGAGAAGGCCATCGAGCTCCTGGACAACGACAAGGGCTTCTTCATCATGATTGAGGGCGGCAAGATCGACTGGGCCTGCCACGCCAACGACGCTGTGGCCGCCATCAAGGACACCGTGGCCTTTGACGAGGCCGTGCAGAAGGCCGTGGCCTTTGCCGAGAAGCACCCCGGCGAGGTCCTCATCGTGACCACCGGCGACCACGAGTGTGGCGGTCTGACCGTCGGCTTTGCCGGCACCAAGTACGACTCCGACTTCCAGGTGCTCGGCAACCAGAAGATCTCCTTCACCAAGTTCGATCAGGACGTGATGGAGAGCTACAAGGGCGACTTCGACGGCATCAAGCCCGTCATCACCGAGAACTTCGGCCTCAAGTTCGAGGGCAACCCCAAGTCTGACCCCATGGTCCTGACCGACTACCAGAAAGTGCAGCTTCAGGACGCCTTCAAGCAGGCCATGCTGGGCGACAAGGAACGCGCTGCAGACGACACCACGTACCTCCTGTACGGCGGGTACAACCCCCTCACCGTGCAGATCACGCACATCCTGAACAACAAGGCCGGCCTTGCCTGGACCTCCTACTCCCACACCGCCGTGCCGATCGGCACCTCCGCCATGGGCGTGGGCGAGGACAGCTTCAACGGCTACTACGACAACACTGACGTGGCCAAGAAGCTCATGGCCGTCATGGGCGTGGACTCCAAGGTCCACATGGCCCAGAACTAG
- a CDS encoding YibE/F family protein: protein MSRPLFLQPSHEPCENTTVRHTRYDTILVIVFTILSAILYCIPTGFEGAQPTNAVRVRGKIVQVNNDDVQQLGMLKKGHQEVVVQILEGQHKGETHSSTNQLLGRLDLDKIYTVGDTALVVLTEDQNGAIIFVNAQDHYRLGLELLLLGLFAVLLIAFAGWTGLKALLSFVFAALLLWKGLVPCMLNGYDPIWLSLGVIALLTAVVIFLVAGVTRKGVAAFAGAFLGVLTSCLMAWYFTYKFHVHGAVMPFAETLLYSGFGHLDLAKIYIAAVFIAASGAVMDLAMDVAASMHEVVEKKPDISRYEALKSGIRVGRAVVGTMTTTLLLAYSGGFITLLMAFMAQGIPLANMFNLIYVAAEVLKTIVGSFGLVTVAPFTAVVGAFLFVRK, encoded by the coding sequence ATGTCCCGTCCCCTTTTTCTTCAACCTTCCCACGAGCCTTGCGAGAACACCACTGTGCGCCACACCCGTTACGACACCATCCTGGTCATCGTCTTCACCATCCTCTCCGCCATTCTGTACTGCATCCCTACCGGCTTCGAGGGCGCTCAGCCCACCAACGCCGTCCGGGTACGCGGCAAGATCGTCCAGGTAAACAACGACGACGTCCAACAGCTCGGCATGCTCAAGAAAGGGCACCAGGAGGTCGTGGTCCAGATTCTGGAAGGGCAGCACAAGGGTGAGACGCACTCCTCCACCAACCAGCTTCTGGGACGCCTGGACCTGGACAAGATTTACACGGTGGGCGACACGGCCCTGGTCGTACTCACGGAAGACCAGAACGGCGCGATCATATTCGTCAACGCGCAGGACCACTACCGCCTGGGACTGGAGCTCCTGTTGCTGGGGCTTTTCGCCGTGCTGCTCATCGCCTTTGCCGGATGGACAGGTCTGAAGGCGCTGCTCTCCTTCGTCTTTGCCGCGCTGCTGCTGTGGAAAGGGCTGGTGCCGTGCATGCTCAACGGCTACGACCCCATCTGGCTCTCGCTGGGCGTCATCGCCCTGCTCACGGCCGTGGTCATCTTTCTCGTGGCCGGTGTCACGCGCAAAGGCGTGGCCGCCTTTGCCGGCGCCTTTCTCGGCGTGCTCACTAGCTGTTTGATGGCCTGGTACTTCACCTACAAGTTCCATGTACACGGCGCCGTGATGCCCTTTGCGGAAACCCTGCTCTACTCCGGCTTCGGCCACCTGGACCTGGCGAAGATCTACATCGCCGCGGTCTTCATCGCGGCCTCCGGCGCGGTGATGGACCTGGCCATGGACGTGGCCGCCTCCATGCACGAGGTTGTGGAAAAGAAGCCGGACATCTCCCGCTACGAGGCGCTGAAGTCCGGCATACGCGTAGGCCGCGCCGTGGTCGGCACCATGACCACCACCCTGCTCCTCGCCTACTCCGGCGGCTTCATCACTCTGCTGATGGCCTTCATGGCCCAGGGCATCCCGCTGGCCAACATGTTCAACCTCATCTACGTGGCCGCCGAGGTGCTCAAGACTATCGTGGGCAGCTTCGGCCTGGTCACCGTAGCGCCGTTCACGGCCGTCGTGGGCGCATTCCTGTTCGTGCGGAAGTAG
- a CDS encoding MFS transporter, producing MVAQAPYDFRRALPWLAFITALFFINFLTRVIFSPLMLSIESELGIHHGHAGRLYLAFSIGYAASLFASGFISTRIRHRTIITISALGVGAAFIAVAFTRTYLELALGLCAFGVTSGLYLPSGVAALTSLVREKDYGKAFSVHELAPNFSLFIAPLLAVLLLDSMDWREVLLLLGSASIAGGVLFHFRGHGGDVTGRPPDLALIRSIVRARQFWGLLLLFCMAVGASFAPYSVMPLYLVDERGLSESWANELLAISRIAGPAGAVLAGWISDRIGPKPTITLSLAACSAATFSLGAAEGGFLVAAVILQAFFSVMYFPAGFSLLSQVFPSDIRSMAISCLIPVAILTGNGLIPSLLGWAGHHGEFDMGFICQGVLMLASLAVIPLLRERLNTV from the coding sequence ATGGTTGCCCAAGCCCCCTACGATTTCCGCCGCGCCCTGCCGTGGCTTGCCTTTATCACCGCGCTGTTTTTCATCAATTTCCTCACGCGAGTCATCTTCTCGCCGCTCATGCTGAGCATAGAAAGCGAGCTGGGCATCCACCACGGCCATGCCGGCAGGCTCTACCTGGCGTTCTCCATAGGCTACGCCGCCAGTCTGTTCGCCTCGGGCTTCATCTCCACGCGAATCCGCCACCGCACCATCATCACCATCTCCGCCCTGGGCGTCGGCGCCGCGTTCATCGCCGTCGCCTTTACCCGCACCTACCTGGAGCTCGCCCTGGGCCTTTGCGCCTTTGGCGTGACCAGTGGCCTCTACCTGCCCTCGGGCGTTGCCGCGCTCACCTCGCTGGTGCGGGAAAAAGACTACGGAAAGGCGTTCTCCGTGCACGAGCTGGCGCCGAACTTCAGCCTGTTCATCGCCCCCCTGCTCGCCGTCCTGCTGCTGGATTCCATGGACTGGCGGGAGGTGCTGCTCTTGCTGGGCTCCGCCAGCATTGCGGGCGGCGTTCTCTTTCACTTCAGGGGCCACGGCGGCGACGTCACGGGCCGGCCGCCGGATCTCGCACTTATCCGTTCCATTGTCCGCGCACGACAATTCTGGGGCTTGCTCCTGCTCTTCTGCATGGCTGTTGGCGCGAGCTTCGCGCCGTACTCCGTGATGCCGCTCTACCTGGTGGACGAACGCGGCCTGAGCGAGAGCTGGGCCAACGAGCTGCTCGCCATATCCCGCATCGCCGGCCCGGCGGGCGCGGTTCTGGCCGGCTGGATATCCGATCGCATCGGCCCCAAGCCGACCATAACCCTGTCCCTGGCCGCGTGCAGCGCCGCCACGTTCTCCCTGGGCGCGGCAGAGGGCGGCTTCCTGGTGGCGGCCGTCATTCTCCAGGCGTTTTTCTCGGTGATGTACTTCCCGGCAGGTTTTTCGCTACTGTCCCAGGTTTTTCCCTCGGATATCCGCAGCATGGCCATCTCGTGCCTCATCCCGGTGGCTATCCTGACCGGCAACGGCCTCATCCCGTCTTTGCTGGGCTGGGCCGGCCACCACGGCGAGTTCGATATGGGCTTCATCTGCCAGGGCGTGCTCATGCTTGCCTCACTTGCGGTCATTCCCTTGTTGCGGGAACGGCTCAATACGGTGTAA
- a CDS encoding flagellar brake protein: protein MDLPIGHEMLVQFEGEKARFKSAYYGQKPEEFLIIQMPGIPGIREKLMNGGRLVIRYLVGGRVFGFKAYAVGQVVRPCPLIFLSYPHSVESLNLRQSERVNTFLDAKGTIDDVSVDGVILDLSSGGCMLMVSRSTGVTWPSVEPGQILHLEFALSKDETPLTLLSQIISARKDLDRIRLGIKFLLDPERDDPTIRMLVTYIDNISNFLRGEI, encoded by the coding sequence ATGGATTTGCCCATTGGGCACGAGATGCTTGTCCAGTTCGAGGGCGAGAAGGCGCGTTTCAAGAGCGCATATTACGGACAAAAGCCGGAGGAGTTCCTGATCATCCAGATGCCCGGCATTCCGGGTATCCGCGAAAAGCTCATGAACGGCGGCAGGCTTGTCATCCGCTATCTCGTGGGAGGACGGGTCTTTGGTTTCAAGGCATACGCTGTGGGTCAGGTCGTCCGGCCGTGCCCGCTGATCTTTCTTTCTTATCCGCACTCCGTGGAGTCCCTGAACCTGCGCCAGAGCGAACGCGTGAACACGTTCCTCGATGCCAAGGGCACAATAGACGACGTGTCAGTGGACGGCGTTATCCTCGACCTGAGCTCCGGCGGATGCATGCTCATGGTCAGCCGCAGCACCGGAGTGACCTGGCCTTCTGTCGAGCCTGGGCAGATACTCCATCTGGAGTTCGCCCTGAGCAAGGACGAAACGCCGTTGACCCTGCTCAGCCAGATCATCAGCGCCCGGAAGGACCTTGACCGCATCCGGTTGGGGATCAAGTTTCTACTCGATCCCGAACGGGACGATCCGACCATCAGGATGCTGGTAACCTACATCGATAACATTTCGAACTTCTTACGTGGAGAAATCTGA
- a CDS encoding EAL and HDOD domain-containing protein, which translates to MARQPICDDSRQPWGYKLYFRNSQDAQSAEIEDPNKATANLIADGYALAHQGIDPTKKVVLSVPLSMVRKSMVEAFPPERVIPQLERLGTPNHTTVAAVQELKKAGYDVAVSLPCYDSLLQIADIIILDILGHQKTQIAALVQKLSRYPGRLLALKVEDQPQFEMARSLGFELFQGNFFSKPVLFPGRKISLAASAKLKLIQELSKEDFEVAALARTVSSDPSLSYRLLKFINSVAFSLPHKIQSIQQAITLLGQKQLRQWLMAVSLSDLDTSFASEEHYFTSIQRARFLELLAEAMPKPPLPKETMSLIGLFSMLDVLLGQTMSEIMEQFPLDEHVAGALTGEDPSTSQWIRLTRAVENGEWAKVGTFLEKHGLGLTQAAVSYNMATLWASEILESAE; encoded by the coding sequence GTGGCCCGGCAGCCAATCTGCGATGATTCACGCCAGCCATGGGGGTACAAGCTGTACTTCCGCAACAGCCAGGACGCGCAGAGCGCCGAAATTGAAGACCCCAACAAGGCGACGGCGAATCTCATCGCCGATGGATACGCCTTGGCCCATCAGGGCATCGACCCCACGAAAAAGGTAGTCCTCAGCGTCCCGCTGAGCATGGTGCGTAAGTCCATGGTGGAGGCTTTTCCGCCGGAACGCGTTATTCCGCAGCTGGAGCGCCTGGGCACGCCGAATCATACCACCGTGGCCGCGGTCCAGGAGCTCAAGAAAGCCGGGTACGACGTTGCCGTGTCGCTGCCATGCTACGACTCCCTGCTCCAGATAGCGGATATCATCATCCTGGACATCCTGGGCCACCAGAAGACTCAGATAGCCGCCCTGGTGCAGAAGCTCTCCCGCTACCCCGGGAGGCTGCTCGCCCTCAAGGTGGAGGATCAGCCGCAGTTCGAGATGGCCAGGTCGTTGGGGTTCGAGCTGTTCCAGGGCAACTTCTTCTCCAAACCCGTGCTCTTCCCCGGCCGCAAGATATCCCTGGCCGCCTCGGCCAAGCTCAAGCTCATCCAGGAGCTCTCCAAGGAGGACTTCGAGGTGGCTGCGCTGGCGCGCACCGTGTCCAGCGACCCCTCGCTCAGCTACCGGTTGCTCAAGTTCATCAACTCCGTGGCCTTCTCGCTGCCCCACAAGATCCAGTCCATCCAGCAGGCCATCACCCTGCTCGGGCAGAAGCAGTTGCGCCAATGGCTCATGGCTGTTTCCCTGTCCGACCTTGACACCAGCTTCGCCAGTGAAGAACATTACTTCACGTCGATACAGCGCGCGCGTTTCCTGGAGCTGCTGGCCGAGGCCATGCCCAAGCCGCCGCTCCCCAAGGAGACCATGTCGCTCATCGGGCTGTTCTCCATGCTCGACGTGCTCCTGGGCCAGACCATGAGCGAAATCATGGAGCAGTTCCCGCTGGACGAGCACGTGGCCGGAGCGCTCACCGGAGAAGACCCGTCCACCTCGCAGTGGATCAGGCTCACCCGGGCAGTGGAAAACGGCGAATGGGCCAAGGTCGGGACGTTCCTGGAAAAGCACGGCCTCGGCCTGACCCAGGCGGCGGTGAGCTACAACATGGCCACCCTGTGGGCCAGCGAAATACTGGAAAGCGCCGAATAG